The genomic window CACAAACTAATTGTAGTGCTGCACATTTTTGAGTTCATCTATATTTTTTGCCACTGAAACTTGGGCTTTTGATGGCTATTTGTTTTCCTGTTCTCATGATAACTTTGAGACTATCATTCAGGCTGACTTACTAGAACCTGTGTTAGAGTAATTATGATAAGTTTCGTGAACTATAATTGATCAGACTACATATTATGAATATGAACATCAGTAAATTAGAGAAATTTTGACTTgcctttgatttttttattattagttttactCTACTGCCTCTCCCAtaatttttgacaaattttgttGGTCTTGACTTGGCAAACCAATATATGTTTAGTTGAAGTGAAGCATCTGTTCTTGTTATTTCATGATTTTTGCATGTTCCCTTGTGTTCATCTACTAATTAGTTTAAAGTAAATACTGCAAATAGTTTTCCTATCTCAGCTATTTTATTAGTGTCAGTGGTGTTATGGGCATCATTGGTTTTTACATTACTTGCCCCCATTTGATTTTGTCTGTTACCTAACCAAAACAGAAGCTGATATGAGGTGGGAAAGTGATAGGAAAGAGCAAGAGAAGAAGAAAGCCCAAAACCAGAAGGTTGATTTTACTTCTGGGGGTACGCAACCAGGAATTATGCTTGGTGCTCCCAGGATCAGCATGCCTGTTACAGGTTTGGAAACCACTTAGTTTATTTGTGCAGTGCTGAAACTTTTTTAAGAAGtcatttttcaatatattatgttatattcTTATGGCACTTCTATGTTGACTTTTTGCATAGGTGGCTCTGCTGCTTCTACAGGTGGTTTGCATCTGGTGCCTCCTGCAGCTGATTCTATTAATCGGGATGGTAGACAGAACAAAAAATCTAAATGGGACAAGGTATTTATATCTAAACAGA from Trifolium pratense cultivar HEN17-A07 linkage group LG1, ARS_RC_1.1, whole genome shotgun sequence includes these protein-coding regions:
- the LOC123885389 gene encoding uncharacterized protein LOC123885389 — translated: MRWESDRKEQEKKKAQNQKVDFTSGGTQPGIMLGAPRISMPVTGGSAASTGGLHLVPPAADSINRDGRQNKKSKWDKVDGDRKNPLPSVGQDSVSTAGSHAAILSAANAGGGYMQFA